A genomic region of Xiphophorus couchianus chromosome 9, X_couchianus-1.0, whole genome shotgun sequence contains the following coding sequences:
- the plcxd1.1 gene encoding PI-PLC X domain-containing protein 1: MSGCSELSLRELPMESWMSHLPCALWDTPLYHLAIPGSHNAVTYCLDMNDRSPVDPMQPDMLQKLDKYMKPLIRPFVYKWAITQEFTIKQQLDCGVRYCDLRIAHRPNDHSTDLYFYHGVYTTLTVENVLTEIKEWLDAHPKEVVILSFSHFLGLNQELHVRLLTNIRDTFASKLCPKTEVLTLRNLWALGCQVIVSYEHSISSSHGDLWPHIPYWWANKCRAEALIEEFEARKQHGRPGGFFVTGINLTEDLKYICTHPTESLKDLVMSTYPALLGWVREQTPGPRAGSLNIIAGDFITESHFAPTVVTLNEKLLKWSS; the protein is encoded by the exons ATGTCCGGATGCAGCGAGCTGAGCCTGAGGGAGCTGCCCATGGAGAGCTGGATGTCTCACCTGCCATGCGCCCTGTGGGACACCCCGCTGTACCACCTGGCCATTCCGG GCAGCCACAACGCCGTAACGTACTGCCTGGACATGAACGACAGGTCTCCCGTGGACCCCATGCAGCCGGACATGCTCCAGAAGCTGGACAAATACATGAAGCCCCTCATTCGCCCTTTTGTGTACAAGTGGGCGATAACGCAG GAGTTCACCATAAAGCAGCAGCTGGACTGCGGGGTTAGATACTGCGACCTGAGAATCGCACACAGGCCCAACGACCACTCCACGGACCTGTACTTCTACCACGGCGTCTACACCACGCTCACCGTCGAG AACGTCCTCACAGAGATAAAGGAATGGCTGGACGCTCATCCCAAAGAGGTGGTGATTCTGTCCTTCAGCCACTTCCTCGGTCTGAACCAGGAGCTCCACGTCCGGCTGCTCACTAACATCCGCGACACATTCGCCTCTAAACTCTGCCCCAAAACG GAGGTGCTGACTCTTCGAAATCTGTGGGCTTTGGGCTGCCAGGTGATTGTGTCCTACGAACACAGTATTTCCAGCTCCCACGGCGACCTGTGGCCTCACATCCCCTACTGGTGGGCCAACAAGTGCAGAGCCGAGGCGCTCATCGAGGAGTTTGAGGCAAGGAAGCAACACGGTAGACCAG GCGGTTTCTTCGTCACCGGGATCAATCTGACGGAGGACCTGAAATACATCTGCACCCACCCCACCGAGTCCCTGAAGGACCTGGTGATGTCCACGTACCCGGCGCTGCTCGGCTGGGTCAGGGAGCAGACGCCCGGCCCCAGAGCGGGCTCCCTCAACATCATCGCCGGGGACTTCATCACGGAGAGCCACTTCGCGCCCACCGTCGTCACGCTGAACGAGAAGCTGCTGAAGTGGTCCTCGTGA